TAGAACAATGTAGCTTCTCATCTTTCCAGCATGAAGCTCGCTGTTAAAACCTCTAAGTTCAACTGTATGGTTTCCGGTAAAAAAGCTGTGAAGGTTGAGGAAATGGTAGCGGCTGTTGTGGTAATGAGTGCTTCTACTCTCGCTGTAACCCTCGTACCAAATGTCCTCAATTTGTCTCATGGTTTTAGGCTTTTTGTGGTTCATCTTCTCAACCAAAATGCTGTCCATCTTTTTGCAGTAGCGCATTCGCTCCGGTGCAATCTGTAGTGCTTTATAAAATAAGTCATTTTTACTTGCAATGATATTTATAAAGTTTCGAATACTTCTTGGGGTATGTTCAGCACCGTCTAGATGAATGTGAATGCCGCAAGATGTATTTGTAAAGGCTCCAGCTTTGCGAAGCTTTCTTACTATCTCCTGCAAAGTTTCAATGTCCTCCCGGTAAGTTAGGATTGGGCTAACTAGCTCAACGCTATAATCTCTACCTGCAGCTACTTTTCTTCTACCTTCTTTTCTTTGACAGTGAATGCTCCCATCATACATAAATCTCCAAACTCTACCATCTGGAGTTTTTACCTTCTTAGTGTCGTAGTAAGTCCCGCCTTCACTATAAGTGCCTTGCAAAAACTCTGCAGCAACTCTGGCTGCCCTTTCCCTTGTAATCCCTGTAAATTCAATCTCGATTCCGAATTTTGCACTTAACATCGTATCTCGCTCCTTTTAAAGTGTGTTTGTCCTTTCGGCATGTACATATATCACTCTAAAAGGCTTATATAGCAAGACAATTCTGCAATATAAATCTACATATTTACTGCCATATTGGTCTTAAAATGTGTATGTTTACTC
This window of the Clostridium kluyveri DSM 555 genome carries:
- a CDS encoding amidoligase family protein translates to MLSAKFGIEIEFTGITRERAARVAAEFLQGTYSEGGTYYDTKKVKTPDGRVWRFMYDGSIHCQRKEGRRKVAAGRDYSVELVSPILTYREDIETLQEIVRKLRKAGAFTNTSCGIHIHLDGAEHTPRSIRNFINIIASKNDLFYKALQIAPERMRYCKKMDSILVEKMNHKKPKTMRQIEDIWYEGYSESRSTHYHNSRYHFLNLHSFFTGNHTVELRGFNSELHAGKMRSYIVLALAINHQALTQKCASAKKPQVENEKFAMRTYLNRIGFIGDEFANCREHLTAALSGSAAWRFRAA